The following nucleotide sequence is from Kiritimatiellia bacterium.
GTTGTCGTACCGGATCCGCGTCACCAGCCCCCGCGCGTCCAGCGTCCGCCCGGCGCGGCCCGCGGTTCCGCTCCAGTTGGTCAGGCGTCCCACGGCGTCGTAGGTGAAGGAGTTTGTGCTGCCGGGCTGCCTGACCCCGGTAAGGTTCCCGTCCGCGTCGTAGGTTCGGGCCGCCGACTGCCCCCGCGCGTTGATCCGGTTGGTCAGCCGGCCCAGCGCGTCCCACTCCAGCCGGTTGGACGTGGATTGACCGTGATACTTGAACGAGGTCATCCGGTCGTGTCCATCGTAGGAGCACGCGGAAAGGGTCTCCACGACGATGCCCGGGGGATTGACATAGAGCCCGGCCTGCGAAGCCGACAGGATATTGCCGTTGGCGTCGTAGCCGCGCCACAGGTCGCCGCCCGCGCCGTCGGCCAGGGTCTCCAGCCGGTCGGCCTGGTCGTAGGTCATCCGGGTCACGCGCCCCAGCGGGCCCGTGGCCATCACGAGGTTGCCGCCACCGTCGTAGACATAGTCCGTTCGCGCGCCCGCTGCGTCCGTGAACGCGGTCTTCTGCAGCAGCGCGTTCCGCTCGATCCGGTTGGTCTGCCGGTTTTCGTTGACGACGGAGGTCGGCCCGCAGCAGTCGTAGCCGTAGTCCCCCGTCGTGCCGTCCGGGTTCGTGACGCGAGTGAGCCGCCGGTTGGCGTCGTACTGGAATTGCGTCACGAAACCGCGCTCGTTGGTGATCGCGGCGATGTTGATCCCCGCGGCATCGTACGCGAACCCCGCGCGGAATCCGGCGGGGTCGGCCACCTGGAGCAGCCGCCCGTGCGCGTTGTACGCGAAGCGCGTGACCCCGCCCGCGGGATTGGTCACGGCGACCAGCTGCCCGAGCGCGTCGTAGCCTAGGCCCGTAATCCGGCCGGCCGGGCTGGTGAGGCGGATCACGTTGCCGCGCGCGTCGCGCTCGAACCGCGTCACGCCGCCCAGCGCGTTCGTAACGTGCGTCACCCGGTCGTTGGAGTCGTAGGCGAATGCCGTCCGCGCGCCGTCCGGGCCGGTCACGCTCGCGAGATTGCGGCGGGCATCATAGGTCTTCACCGTTGAAAAACCGCGCGGGCTGGTCGTGTTGGTGGGGAAGCCATTGGTGTCGTACAGGTGCGTGGTGCTTTGCAGTGCGGCGTCCGTCTCGCTCGTGAGGTGTCCGTCGGCGGTCTGAAACCAGGTCTCATTGGTCCGCGCGTCCGTGAACCCGGCCTGCCGGTTGTCCAGGTCGCCGCTGAATTGATACCGGTTGGTTCGGCCGAGCGGATCCGTCACGGACTGGAGCATCAGGTTGCCGGGCCCCTGGTAGGCGAAGGTCCACGCGCGGCCCTCGGTGCTCATGGCCGTGACCCGGTTCTCGCCGTCGTACGTGTACGCGGTCGTGTTCCCCGCCGCGTCGCGCGTCTGCACCAGGTTGCTCGACGCATCGTAGGCATAGGACAGCGCCGCGCCGTTCGGCAGCAGGATGTTCGTGCAGAGCCCGCCCGCATTGTACGAGAGGACCGCCTGCCGGCCCGCGGCGTCGGTGATCGTCCGGAGCACGCCGTTGGTCCACGCCAGCAGGACCCGGTTTCCGTTCCGGTCTTCCACCGACTGAAGCGGGTGCCGCGTGCCGTAGTCGGTGGACGGCCAGGCCAGGGCCGGCGCGCGGTAGCGATAGACCTGGTCTGACGATTTGTCGCGAAGGCGGTAATGGGTCCAGTCGTTGCTCAAGACAGACGACAGCTCGTCGCGATGGCCGCGCCAGGGCGGATAGGTGTCGTTGGTGCCCAGGACCCCGGAGAAGAAGACCTGACCCCCATCCGGCTTGACGACCTGGTGGCCGAACAGGTGGTGAATCAGCGGCGCCTCGTAGCTGAACGTCCAGCCGTTTCCGAATATCCCGCGCTCGGAGGGATCGCCGCTGTAGGTTCGTGCCAGCCGCACTTCGGGGCCCAGCCCGCTCCACGCGAAATCCGCGTCCTCGATCACCGGGTTCAACGTGGCCATGTTCACGCGGAAGACCGGCAGGCCCATGTCCACGCACCCGCCGCACCCGGCGGGCGGTCTGCGCAGGCCGGGCCGGAACGGCGTCCAGCGCAGGCCGAAGCCCTTGACCCACGGGGCGTCGCCGACATCCCGCTAGCCGTACACGTCGTCGAACGACCAGATGAATATCTGCACGTGTTTCAGCGGCCCGCCGCGCAGGGCGTTGGTCGGGCTGGTGAGCCACTGCCCCATGAAGGAAAGCCGGGTCACGTTGGCTGTTGAGTTGCGGAAGAAGAACTCGACGTGCACCACCGACATCGTGCCCGGCGCGGTCGGCCACGGCGAACCCTCGTTCCAGTTGGTGGCGACGTAGGAGGTATACTCGCTCTGGTTGAACGACGGGATGCCGACGCTCACCCCGCACTGGTACGGCGCCGCGGGCTGGCCCAGGTAATCCAGCGAAGGGGTCGGGTTCCACGCCGCCCGCGCCGTGAGGCGGGTGGACTCCTTGAACGAGGTCGCGTAATGGATTTCCGCCAGATCGGGCCCGCTCGTGAAGCGGCCGAGTTCCAACGCGGATGCCTCGCCGTTGACGTCCCAGGTGAACGTTTCGCCCGCGGCCACGGTGGTCACGGCGCGCACCGGGACCAGGCCCAGCCGCAGGAACAGCGCGCCCGCCATCCACCACCGGCCTGGCCAAGACCACGTCATGCCACGAACAGCGGCACCGGCTGAAATTTCGTGACGTCCACCAGGCCCTTGTCCGTGAGCTTGAGTTCCGGGATGACCGGCAGGGCGAGGAAGGACATGGTCATGACGGGATCGGGCAGCGTGCAGCCCAGCCCGCGCGCGGCCGCGGCCATGGCCTCGATCCGGTCGCGCACTTCTTCCAGCGGCAGGTCGGACATCAGGCCCGCGATCGGCAGGGGGACGGCGGCCAGGACCTGCTCGTTGTTCACGACCGCCTGCCCGCCGCGCAGGCGCGCGACTTCCTTGACCGCGGCCATCATGTCCCGGTCCGTCGCGCCGACGACGACAATATTGTGCGAGTCGTGCGCGACGCTGGAGGCGATGGCCCCGCTCTTCATGCCGAACCCGCGCACGAAGCCGATGCCCACGTGGCCCGAGGCCAGGTGCCGCTCGATCACGGCGATCTTGAGCAGGTCGCGCGCCGGGTCGGCGACGAGAGCTCCATCCGCCACGGAAGCTTCTTCCTCGAGGAGCTTGGTGACGATCTGGTCGGGCACGAGACCGATGACCCGGACGCGCGGGCGGTCCGCCTTGCCCCCGGGAACCGGTACGCGCAAGTCGAGGCCGTGCCACTGTACGTTGACGCTGCTGCGGAGGCGGTGCGCCTTGGCCTTTGCACGAGGCGCCAGCAGCGACTGGTTCTCGGCGACCTTCTGGCCCGCCTGGTAGACCTGCGCGACGCGGAACGACTCGAAATCGTCGAGCACCACGAGGTCCGCCCAGTAGCCCGGGGCGACGGCGCCGAGTTTCTTGAGCCCGAAGTAACGCGCCGGGTGGAGCGTGCCCATCCGGACGGCCGTGACGGGATCCATGCCCTTCTGGATGGCGCGGTGCACGAGCCAGTTGATGCTGCCCTCGCGGAGGAGGTCGGCCGGGTGCCGGTCGTCCGTGCAGAAGCTGCAGTTGATGGCGGCGGCCGGCGTCACCAGCGGCAGCAGGGCGTCGAGGTTCCGCGCCGTCGTGCCGTCGCGGATGAAGATATGCATGCCCATCTGCCGCTTCTCGCGGGCCTCCTCCAGCGTCGTGCACTCGTGGTCCGAGCCGATGCCGGCGACGATGTACGCGGCGAGATCCTTGCCGGACAGGCCGGGGGCGTGGCCGTCGATCGGGTGTCCCTCGGCGGCCGCCAGCTTGGCCAGCACGTCGGGCGCGCGGAAGATGACGCCGGGGTAGTTCATCATCTCGGCCAGGCCGATGACCCGCTTGTGCCGGAAGAGGAGCTGGATATCCTCCGCCGTCAGCCGGGCGCCGGAGGTCTCCATGTCCGTCGCCGGCACGCAGGAGGGGACCATGACGAACACGCGCAGGGGCAGGCCCTCGCTGGTCTCGATCATGTACCGGACGCCGTCGAGCCCCAGCACGTTGGCGATTTCGTGGGGGTCGGTGATCACCGCCGTCACGCCGCGCGGAACGACCGCGCGCGCGAACTCGGGCACGGTGACCATGCTGCTCTCGATGTGGACGTGCGCGTCGATGAAGCCCGGGCACAGGAGCCGGCCTTGCAGGTCGACGGTCTCGCGGGCATCGTACTTCCCGAAGCCGATAACATGGCCCTTGAAGATCGCGACGTCGGCTGGATGGATCTCGTTGGAGAAGACGTTGACGACCCGCGCGTTTTTCAGCAGCAGGTCCGCGGGGGTTTCCCCGCGCGCGGCCGCGATCATGTCTGCATTCATGAACCACCCCATCCGAAGAGGGTGGCGCGGGCCTCCGGCCCGCGATTCACGGGCGGGACGCCCGTGCCACTCTCGAAATTGCTATCCCAACTGCTGCATCCCCTTCCAAATTTTTTCCGGCGTGAACGGCGCCTCGCGCAGGCGGACACCCACGGCGTTGAAGATCGCGTTGGCAATGGCCGGGCACGGTCCGTTGATGCCGATCTCGGACACGCTCTTCGCGCCGAACGGGCCGGTTTTCTCGTAGGTCGGAACCAGGATCGTCACCATCTCGGGCTTGTCCCGCATGGAGTAGATCTTGTAGTGCAGGAACGAGTCGTTGGTCATTTTGCCAGCGTCGTTGAACAGGTACTGCTCGGTCAGCGCGTAGCAGATGCCGTTCATGACGGCGCCCTCGACCTGGCCCTCGGCCAGCTTCGGGTGGATCGCCGTGCCGCAGTCGGTCGCCGCGACGTACTTCACCACGCGAACGAGCCCGGTCTCGGTGTCCACCTCGACCTCGGCGAAGTGCGCCGCGAAGGGCGGCGGGGACTTGTGGCTGATGTGCGAGGAGATCGCCGCGATCTGGAACTGGTTCGCCGCGTACAGCGAGTGCAGGGCGACGTCCTGGAACGTCACCGATCCGCTGCCGTCCTTCGCGAAGACCTGCGCGTCGCGGACTTCCAGGTCGGCGGGCTTCTTCTCCATGATCTCCGCCGCAACGCCGAGGATCTGCTTCTTGATCTTCAGCCCCGCGTCGAGGACGGCGTTGCCGGTGAGATAGGTCGTGCTGGAGGCGTACGCGCCGACGTCGAACGGGGTCATGTCCGTGTCGGACGAGTACACGAGGATCTTGTCGCTCGTCGTGCCGATGGCCTCGGCGGCGATCTGGGCCAGGACGGTGTCGCTGCCGGTGCCGAGGTCCGTCGCGCCCATCAGCAGGTTGAACGAGCCGTCCTCGTTCATCTTGATCGAGGCGGCGCCCATGTCGATCTCGGGGATGCTGGAGCCCTGCATCAGGCAGCACATGCCGATGCCGCGACGGTAGCGGCCCTTCTTCTTGCGCCAGTCGCCGCGCTTCTTCCAGCCGATCGCCTTGGCGCCGAGCTTGATGCACTTGTCCAAGCCGCAGCTCCCGATCGCCTGCTCCACGCCCGCCTTGCCCTCGCCGAGGGCGGCAAACACGGGCGAGGTCTCGCCGGAGCGGATGTGGTGGTTCGCGCGCAGGACCAGCGGGTCCACGCCGAGCTGCTCGGCGAGCTCGTCCATGGCGCTCTCGACGGCGAAGGCCGCCTGGGTCGCGCCGTAGCCGCGGTACGCGCCGCCGACGGGCAGGTTGGTGTAGACCGCCGTGCCGGTAAAGTGGACATTCGGGGAGCGATAGAGCGGCAGCACCTTGCTCCCGCTGTTGCAGACCACGGTCAAGGCGTGCGAGCCGTACGCGCCGGTGTTGGAGATGCAGTCAAGGCCCACGGCGGTCAGCGTCCCCTCGGGGTCGGCCGCCAGGCGCACGCGGATCCGCTCCGGGTGCCGGGTACGGCTGCTGACAAATTCCTCCTCGCGGGTATAGAAAAGCAGCACCGGCCGGCGCGAGCGCCAGGCCAGCATGCCGACGACGTCCTCGAGCAGGACCTCCTGCTTGGCGCCGAACCCGCCGCCGATGCGCGGCTTGATGACGCGCACCTGCTGGACGGGAATGTCCATCGTCTGCGCGGCGATGCGCCGCGCGTGGAACGGCACCTGGGTGCTCGTCCGGATCACCAGCCGCCCCTCGGCGTCCACGTGGGCCATCGTCACGTGCGGCTCGATGGGGCAGTGCTGGGCCATGTGGATGTAGTAGGAGTGGTCCAGCTTGTACGGCGCGCCGGCCATGGCCTGCTCCACGTGGCCGACGTCCATGCCGACCCGCGCCGCGATGTTCTTCTTCGGCTCGTACGGCACGGGGATCACGGCGCGGGCCTCGGGCTCGTCGTGGATCACCGGGCTGCCCTCCTTCAGGGCGGCCTCGATGGACAGGACGGGCTCCAGCAATTCGTATTCGACCTTGATCGCCTTCAGGGCGGCCTCGGCGAGCTCGGGGGTCTCGGCGGCTACCGCGGCGACGCGGTCGCCGACGTAGCGGACCTTGCGGTCGAACATGAACGTGTCGTACGGCGACGGCTCGGGGTAGCCCTGGCCGGCCGTCGTGTGGGCGATGCGCGGCACGTTGCCGTGGTAGAGCACGCAGTGCACGCCCGGCATCTTCTCCGCGGCGCTGATGTCGATGCTCTTGATGATCGCGTGCGCGTGCGGGCTCCAGAGGAGCTTCGCGTACAGCGCGTCCGCCGGCTTGAAGTCGGCCACGAACAGCGGCTTGCCCAGCGCCAGCGGCAGCGCGTCGAGCTTCTTCACCGGCTGGTTGACTACCTTGAAGTTCTTTTTCGCCATGGTCGTTCTCCCGGATACCGTCAGGCCTGCGCCGGCTTGTTCGCGTCCCGCACGTTCCGCAGCGCTGTCCAGATTTTTTCATAACCCGTGCAGCGGCAGAGATTTCCGTCCGTGTGGACCCGGATATCCTCGTCGCCGGCGGCGGGGTTTTCCTCGAACATCGCCTTGGCGGACATGACGAGGCCGGGCGTGCAGTAGCCGCACTGGACCGCTCCCGCGTCCACCAGTGCCTGCTGAATGGGGTGGACGTTTCCAAAATCGCCCACGCCCTCGATGGTCACGACGTTCCGGCCGTGGACCAGGAAGGCCGGCATGATGCAGGACAGCGCCGCGCGGCCGTCCACGTTGACCGTGCACGCGCCGCAGGTGCCCTCGTCGCAGCCCTCCTTGGTTCCCGTCAGCCCCGACCGTCGCAGCAGTTTGACCAGCAGCTCTCCGGGGGCGATCTCGAAATCCCTCTTCTTGCCGTTCAGCGTGAAGGTGATGGTCTTGGGGTTGCTCATGTTGCCTGCTCCTTCGCCTGGTTCCAGGCCTCCACCAGCACATCGCCCAGCGTAACCGCCGCCAGGCGCCCGATGTACTCGGCGGACATGCCCTCGGCTTCCTTGAATCTCAAGGCCGACAGCCCGTTCAGCGCGGCCTCGCGCAGAAGGCCTTCCGACGCTTTCTTTCCCGCGAGCGCGGCTTCCACTCCCGGGCAGCGCGCGGGGAACGGCACCGCGGCGCTCACCGCCGCGCGGGCGGAGCGGACGCTCGCGCCATCCAGCTGCAGGCAGGCCGCCGCCGTCGCCAGGCTGAAACCCGTCGCCGTCTGCCGCACCTTTTTGTAGCCGAAGCCCGCGCCCTCGCCGAGGGCGGGCACGCGGACCTGCGTGAGCAGGTCGCCGCCCCGGAACAGGCGGGCGGGCTGGGAGGAGAAGAACTCGTCGGCCGGCATTTCCCTTTCCTGCACGCCCCGGATCACCAGCGTCGCGCCCAGCGCCAGCAGGGGGGCCGGGAAGTCGGACCAGGGGAACACGCGGCAGATATTGCCGCCGAGCGTCGATTCGTTGCGGATTTGCTGGGAGGAGAGCGTCAGGGCCACGCGGTCGAGAACCCAGCCGGGCTCGCGGTGCTTCTGGAGCGTCGCCACGCGGGTGGCCGCGCCGACGCGGAAGACACCGCCGTCGCGCCGGATGCCGTCCAGACCGAGCCGGTTCAGATCCACCGCGGTCATCGGCTGGTCCTCGGGGATGAACACCAGCGAGGTCGCCCCGGCCACGGGGAGCGCCGCGGGGCCGAGGTCCCGGAGCGCGGCCAGGGCTTCGTCCAGTCGCGTGGGTATTTTGAAATCGGTTATCTTCACGCTGTGTCCTCCGAGTGTCTGTTCCGTCAAGGGCGGCCGGTCATCGACCGGTGGCGCTGTAATTCCAGCCTGTTCTTATACCCCAGCCGGTTTGCCCGTGTCATCAGAAAACGCCACCGGATTGCGGTTTGCACCCTGCCCGGTCTTTCTCTACAGTCCCCCCCGAGGCAATCCCATGGCGCGCGCGGAACGCATAGCGGTGATCAGCCCGCGGTTCTCCGAGACCGGGACCGTCGGCGGCGCGGAGACCCTGCTTAAACGGCTCGCCGAACTGGCCGCGGCCGACGGGCGGCGCGTCTCGATCCTGACCACCTGCGCGACCAACCATTTCACGTGGGAGAACGCGGTCCCGCCGGGCGCCAGGACGGTGGGCGGCCTCGAGGTCCGGTTCTTCCCCGTGGACGCGGACCGCGACGTCGCCGCCTTCCTGCGCGTCCAGAAGACGATCGGCCAGCGCGGCCCGCTGGAGATCGAGGACGAGCGCCTCTGGATACGGAACTCCGTCAACAGCCGAGCCCTGATCGAACACCTGCACGAGCGGGGCGGCGAGTACGACCGCATCCTGGCCGGCCCCTATCTCTTTGGCCTGTCTTTTGTTGCGGCGCAGGTCTATCCGCGGAAAACCCTTCTTGTGCCCTGTCTCCACGACGAGCCGTTCGCCTATCTCGAAATCATGAAGGAGTTGTTCGGCGCCGTTTCCGGCTTCGCCTTCAACACCGAGCCGGAGCGGGCCCTCGCTCGGAGCCTGTTTGAACTCCCGCCGGAAAAGTGCGCCGTGGTCGGGATGGACATCGAGCCGTTCGAGGCCGATCCCTCGGCCTTCGCGCGGGCCCGGGGGCTGGACCGTCCCTACGTGCTCTATTGCGGCCGGCGCGAGGGCGGCAAGGGGACGCCCCTGCTCTGCGAGTACATGCAGGCCTTCCGCGAGCGCACCGGCGAGGACGTGCGGTTGGTGTTCACCGGCAGCGGGCCCATCGAGGCGCCCGCGGAATTGCAGCCGTTCATTCTCGACGCCGGCTTCGTGTCCGAACGGGAGAAACACGAGGCCATGGCGGGCGCGCTGGCGTTCATCCATCCGTCGGTGAACGAAAGCCTGGGTATCGTGCTGCTGGAGTCCTGGCTGGCCCGCGTGCCGGCGCTGGTCCACGCGGGCGGCGAGGTCTTGCGCTGGCAGTGCCGGAGGTGCAACGGCGGACTCTGGTTCCGGCACTATCCCGACTTCGAGCAGGAACTGCTCCTGCTCCTGCGCCGGCCGGAACTCCGCCGGAAGATGGGCGCCGCCGGGCGGGAGTATGTCCTCCGCGAATACTCGCGGGCGGCGATCCAGGAGCGGCTGTTCGCGGCACTGGACCGTTGATCCATAGTATCCCCCCAGCGCACCCCCTCATCCCCTCCAAACTCGCGGTCGCTATTTATAAAATGTGATCAAGCATTGGTGGGCATGCCGGCAGGAAAAACGTCCTTCACTCTTTTCTCGGTTATATCGTAACATTCTCATATATATAATATTACGACTCGGCGCACCCCTACGTTCATCGCCCGTTTATTACTGTCACATTTTATAAATAGTGACAGGTGGATTCGCGGCTTGGGCAAAGTAAAGGAGGATCGGTTGGCTTCGTTTTCCCGCGGGCCGCTTCACGCCGGGAGGGGGGGCGGACCGGGCCCGCGTTTGCATCGCAGCCGCCGACTGTGTTATATCCAAATCCCCATGAGGCGCGCCATACATCAACTCGTCGCCGGCTTCAGTCACGGGGACGCGATCAGCAACGAGGCGCTCGTCCTGCGCGGGATCTTCCGAGCCTGGGGCCATGAGTCGGAGATCTTCTGCGAGGCGCGACGCATCCTGCCCGAGCTGCGGGGCGAGGCGCGGGACATCGCCGGCGCGAAAGAGGCCTTCCGGCCGGACGACGTCGCCTTTCTCCACCTCTCTATCGGCTCGCCGGTCAACGACCTCTTCGCCGAACTCCCCTGCCGCAAGGCGATCCTCTACCACAACATCACGCCACCCGAATACTTTCGCGGCATCCAGGAGCAGATCGCGCACAACCTCGCCAAGGGCCGCGAACAGGCCCGGCGCCTCGCCGGCGCGGCGCAGGTCGTCCTCGCGGACAGCCGCTTCAACGCCGACGAGCTCGAAGCCTGGGGGTTCGGCCCGGCCGGCGTGCTGCCCCTCGTCCTCGACCTCGCGCGCCTGCGCGACCCGGCGGACCGCGCCGTGCTCAAGGAATACGACGACGGCATGGTCAACGTCCTCTTCGTCGGGCGCTGCGTGCCCAACAAGCGTATCGAGGACTGCCTCGCGGCCTTCCACTATTTCCAGCGCTACGTCGAGCCCGCCTCGCGTTTCATCCACGCCGGTTCGTTCGCGGGCGTGGAGCACTACCACGCGATGCTGCTGACCATGATGCGCGACCTGCGGCTCCAGAATGTCGAGTTGATCGGATCCGTCCGGCAGGACGAGTTGAACGCCTGCTACAAGTCAGCGGACCTGTTCCTCTGCATGAGCGAACACGAGGGGTTCTGCATCCCGCTGATCGAGAGCCTTGTGCATGACGTGCCCGTGCTCGCCTACGCCGCGGCCGCCGTGCCGGGCACGCTCGACGGCGCGGGCGTGCTGTTCCGCGAAAAGCAGTTCGACCTCGCCGCCGAGATGATGGGCCGGCTGGCCCGCGACGAGGCCCTGCGCGGGGCCGTGCTGAAAGGCCAGCGCGAGCGTCTGGCGCGGTTCGAGGCGCGCGACCTGGCCGCGGAATTGCGCACGCACTTGGCACCGCTGCTGGACCGTTGATCCTTCCGGAGCGCCTGTAGCTCCGGCGCTCTGCCGCCGAAGCACATCGGGCGATTTCCGCCGACAGAGCGGCGGAACTACAGCGGAAATCATGCCCCGTTGTAACCCGCGGGGATTTGGACTACCATGCGCTCCATGACAGAATCTGTTTCCAAGCGCCGCTTCGGATGCCTGCACGTCTTCCTTTTCGTACTGGCGGCCGTGGCGCTGACCGCCGTCATCAGCTTTTTCGTCTTCCGCGCCGTTTATTTCCCGTCGGCCTTCAAGCCGGTCACCCTCA
It contains:
- a CDS encoding RHS repeat protein, which produces MGLPVFRVNMATLNPVIEDADFAWSGLGPEVRLARTYSGDPSERGIFGNGWTFSYEAPLIHHLFGHQVVKPDGGQVFFSGVLGTNDTYPPWRGHRDELSSVLSNDWTHYRLRDKSSDQVYRYRAPALAWPSTDYGTRHPLQSVEDRNGNRVLLAWTNGVLRTITDAAGRQAVLSYNAGGLCTNILLPNGAALSYAYDASSNLVQTRDAAGNTTAYTYDGENRVTAMSTEGRAWTFAYQGPGNLMLQSVTDPLGRTNRYQFSGDLDNRQAGFTDARTNETWFQTADGHLTSETDAALQSTTHLYDTNGFPTNTTSPRGFSTVKTYDARRNLASVTGPDGARTAFAYDSNDRVTHVTNALGGVTRFERDARGNVIRLTSPAGRITGLGYDALGQLVAVTNPAGGVTRFAYNAHGRLLQVADPAGFRAGFAYDAAGINIAAITNERGFVTQFQYDANRRLTRVTNPDGTTGDYGYDCCGPTSVVNENRQTNRIERNALLQKTAFTDAAGARTDYVYDGGGNLVMATGPLGRVTRMTYDQADRLETLADGAGGDLWRGYDANGNILSASQAGLYVNPPGIVVETLSACSYDGHDRMTSFKYHGQSTSNRLEWDALGRLTNRINARGQSAARTYDADGNLTGVRQPGSTNSFTYDAVGRLTNWSGTAGRAGRTLDARGLVTRIRYDNGHEAVFTYSATRRIESVAYPGGPTVQYQRDSRDRVTNLVWDAQSLSFGYDGEGRIRSVARANGTSSQFGYDRGGRVTNLVHTAPAGTLISLRIARNIAGETTNLVKTAGLAPWNPPLAPTNLGLNIFGPLYQVNGVACQNDNDGNLTGVPAPFDWIADYDAEGRLTVMRRPGETNSYAYDGFNRCVRIEGPDGTRNLHWDHEDRLLFETDGAGVVAASYVYRELDLVAMHHVGKGWHFYHFDHNGNTIAMTDEAGAISAMYRFLPYGAAGYGYARVRNPFTFAGCYGVLDAGQDLYYMRNRFYHAGLRRFLTPDPIGFLGGLNLYAYAGGNPVDAADPSGLDASGEDDMYHFVKDSMGTLYEHDRLWSRLLDIIERRKEREALEPMCGDSPPPRKPDDAARSSAPESYNDQAAGGPTPEEVFSPEEAFEMAGSAAEGSDE
- a CDS encoding molybdopterin-dependent oxidoreductase — protein: MAKKNFKVVNQPVKKLDALPLALGKPLFVADFKPADALYAKLLWSPHAHAIIKSIDISAAEKMPGVHCVLYHGNVPRIAHTTAGQGYPEPSPYDTFMFDRKVRYVGDRVAAVAAETPELAEAALKAIKVEYELLEPVLSIEAALKEGSPVIHDEPEARAVIPVPYEPKKNIAARVGMDVGHVEQAMAGAPYKLDHSYYIHMAQHCPIEPHVTMAHVDAEGRLVIRTSTQVPFHARRIAAQTMDIPVQQVRVIKPRIGGGFGAKQEVLLEDVVGMLAWRSRRPVLLFYTREEEFVSSRTRHPERIRVRLAADPEGTLTAVGLDCISNTGAYGSHALTVVCNSGSKVLPLYRSPNVHFTGTAVYTNLPVGGAYRGYGATQAAFAVESAMDELAEQLGVDPLVLRANHHIRSGETSPVFAALGEGKAGVEQAIGSCGLDKCIKLGAKAIGWKKRGDWRKKKGRYRRGIGMCCLMQGSSIPEIDMGAASIKMNEDGSFNLLMGATDLGTGSDTVLAQIAAEAIGTTSDKILVYSSDTDMTPFDVGAYASSTTYLTGNAVLDAGLKIKKQILGVAAEIMEKKPADLEVRDAQVFAKDGSGSVTFQDVALHSLYAANQFQIAAISSHISHKSPPPFAAHFAEVEVDTETGLVRVVKYVAATDCGTAIHPKLAEGQVEGAVMNGICYALTEQYLFNDAGKMTNDSFLHYKIYSMRDKPEMVTILVPTYEKTGPFGAKSVSEIGINGPCPAIANAIFNAVGVRLREAPFTPEKIWKGMQQLG
- the ade gene encoding adenine deaminase, whose amino-acid sequence is MNADMIAAARGETPADLLLKNARVVNVFSNEIHPADVAIFKGHVIGFGKYDARETVDLQGRLLCPGFIDAHVHIESSMVTVPEFARAVVPRGVTAVITDPHEIANVLGLDGVRYMIETSEGLPLRVFVMVPSCVPATDMETSGARLTAEDIQLLFRHKRVIGLAEMMNYPGVIFRAPDVLAKLAAAEGHPIDGHAPGLSGKDLAAYIVAGIGSDHECTTLEEAREKRQMGMHIFIRDGTTARNLDALLPLVTPAAAINCSFCTDDRHPADLLREGSINWLVHRAIQKGMDPVTAVRMGTLHPARYFGLKKLGAVAPGYWADLVVLDDFESFRVAQVYQAGQKVAENQSLLAPRAKAKAHRLRSSVNVQWHGLDLRVPVPGGKADRPRVRVIGLVPDQIVTKLLEEEASVADGALVADPARDLLKIAVIERHLASGHVGIGFVRGFGMKSGAIASSVAHDSHNIVVVGATDRDMMAAVKEVARLRGGQAVVNNEQVLAAVPLPIAGLMSDLPLEEVRDRIEAMAAAARGLGCTLPDPVMTMSFLALPVIPELKLTDKGLVDVTKFQPVPLFVA
- a CDS encoding FAD binding domain-containing protein — encoded protein: MKITDFKIPTRLDEALAALRDLGPAALPVAGATSLVFIPEDQPMTAVDLNRLGLDGIRRDGGVFRVGAATRVATLQKHREPGWVLDRVALTLSSQQIRNESTLGGNICRVFPWSDFPAPLLALGATLVIRGVQEREMPADEFFSSQPARLFRGGDLLTQVRVPALGEGAGFGYKKVRQTATGFSLATAAACLQLDGASVRSARAAVSAAVPFPARCPGVEAALAGKKASEGLLREAALNGLSALRFKEAEGMSAEYIGRLAAVTLGDVLVEAWNQAKEQAT
- a CDS encoding (2Fe-2S)-binding protein, whose protein sequence is MSNPKTITFTLNGKKRDFEIAPGELLVKLLRRSGLTGTKEGCDEGTCGACTVNVDGRAALSCIMPAFLVHGRNVVTIEGVGDFGNVHPIQQALVDAGAVQCGYCTPGLVMSAKAMFEENPAAGDEDIRVHTDGNLCRCTGYEKIWTALRNVRDANKPAQA
- a CDS encoding glycosyltransferase family 4 protein, which translates into the protein MRRAIHQLVAGFSHGDAISNEALVLRGIFRAWGHESEIFCEARRILPELRGEARDIAGAKEAFRPDDVAFLHLSIGSPVNDLFAELPCRKAILYHNITPPEYFRGIQEQIAHNLAKGREQARRLAGAAQVVLADSRFNADELEAWGFGPAGVLPLVLDLARLRDPADRAVLKEYDDGMVNVLFVGRCVPNKRIEDCLAAFHYFQRYVEPASRFIHAGSFAGVEHYHAMLLTMMRDLRLQNVELIGSVRQDELNACYKSADLFLCMSEHEGFCIPLIESLVHDVPVLAYAAAAVPGTLDGAGVLFREKQFDLAAEMMGRLARDEALRGAVLKGQRERLARFEARDLAAELRTHLAPLLDR
- a CDS encoding glycosyltransferase family 4 protein → MARAERIAVISPRFSETGTVGGAETLLKRLAELAAADGRRVSILTTCATNHFTWENAVPPGARTVGGLEVRFFPVDADRDVAAFLRVQKTIGQRGPLEIEDERLWIRNSVNSRALIEHLHERGGEYDRILAGPYLFGLSFVAAQVYPRKTLLVPCLHDEPFAYLEIMKELFGAVSGFAFNTEPERALARSLFELPPEKCAVVGMDIEPFEADPSAFARARGLDRPYVLYCGRREGGKGTPLLCEYMQAFRERTGEDVRLVFTGSGPIEAPAELQPFILDAGFVSEREKHEAMAGALAFIHPSVNESLGIVLLESWLARVPALVHAGGEVLRWQCRRCNGGLWFRHYPDFEQELLLLLRRPELRRKMGAAGREYVLREYSRAAIQERLFAALDR